From the Streptomyces sp. 846.5 genome, the window TCGGCCGTCAGAAACCCGGTGCAGTGGGCGGTCGCCGCCGCCGGAGCGGTTGCGGCGAAGGCCGGGCCGCAGGGCCCCTTGGGCTGGTCGAGTACGGCGTACCGGGTTGCCTGGTAGCTCTGCGGGCTGGTCGAGGTGACCGGGTAGCTGACCTTCTTCGGCAGGATGAAGTCGACCAGGTTGGCGTCGGCCTCGCTGCCCGAGGCGGCGGCCCCGCCCTGCTGTCCCGCGGAGTCCTGGGAGATCCCGTCGGCCGCCGCCTGCTGGTCCAGGCGCGAGGGGCCCAGGTACTGCACCTCGGCCCAGGTGGCCCCCGCCGCGGCCACCACGAGGACGCCGACCAGCACCCACTGCCGGGGCCTGCGGCGCCGGTGCCGATGCGCCGACGACCGGGCCTGGGGCGTGTTCTGGTGTGCCCCCGGCTGCTCCCCCGTCGTGGTCATGCGGAAGAGTGTATGGGGTCCCCCTGGACGGTGATCAGGGGGTTCGGGAGACAGGTGTTTTTGGCGGATCTGTCACCTCGGGACCAATCCTCGCGGCGATCTTCTGGCGGGTTCCGCAGTGGCGGCGGCCCCCTCCGGCCAGGCAGGATCACCACCATGGATCTGCTCGAAACCCTCGTCGCCAAGGGCCTGCGCCGCGAACTCCCGACCCGGGAGGAGGCACTGGCCGTGCTCGCCACCCCGGACGAGGACCTGCTGGACGTGGTGGCCGCCGCCGGCCGGGTGCGCCGCCAGTGGTTCGGTCTCCGGGTCAAGCTCAACTACCTGGTCAACCTGAAGAGCGGGCTGTGTCCCGAGGACTGCGGCTACTGCTCGCAGCGGCTCGGGTCCAAGGCCGAGATCCTCAAGTACACCTGGCTGAAGCCGGACCAGGCCGCCGCGGCCGCGAAGGCCGGCCTGGCCGGCGGCGCCAAGCGGGTCTGCCTGGTCGCCAGCGGGCGCGGCCCGACCGACCGGGACGTGGAGCGGGTCGCCGACACCGTCTCGGCGATCAAGGCCGAGAACGAAGAGGTCGAGATCTGCGCCTGCCTCGGCCTGCTCTCCGACGGCCAGGCCGAACGGCTGCGCGACGCCGGGGTGCACGCCTACAACCACAACCTCAACACCTCCGAGGACACCTACACCGACATCTGCTCCACCCACACCTTCGCCGACCGGGTGGACACGGTGCAGCAGGCGCAGGCCGCCGGGCTGTCCGCCTGCTCGGGACTGATCGCGGGCATGGGCGAGAGCGACGCCGACCTGGTGGACGTGGTGTTCGCGCTGCGGGCGCTGAACCCCGACTCGGTGCCGGTGAACTTCCTGATCCCGTTCGAGGGCACCCCGCTGGCGAAGGAGTGGAACCTCACCCCGCAGCGCTGCCTGCGCATCCTGGCCATGGTC encodes:
- the bioB gene encoding biotin synthase BioB — protein: MDLLETLVAKGLRRELPTREEALAVLATPDEDLLDVVAAAGRVRRQWFGLRVKLNYLVNLKSGLCPEDCGYCSQRLGSKAEILKYTWLKPDQAAAAAKAGLAGGAKRVCLVASGRGPTDRDVERVADTVSAIKAENEEVEICACLGLLSDGQAERLRDAGVHAYNHNLNTSEDTYTDICSTHTFADRVDTVQQAQAAGLSACSGLIAGMGESDADLVDVVFALRALNPDSVPVNFLIPFEGTPLAKEWNLTPQRCLRILAMVRFVCPDIEVRLAGGREVHLRSLQPLALHLVNSIFLGDYLTSEGQAGQADLDMIADAGFVVEGSDEKTLARDRESAVAEPAEDADLPEQLSDRRRDLVSVRRRGAGTDLPPNA